A region from the Ictalurus punctatus breed USDA103 chromosome 25, Coco_2.0, whole genome shotgun sequence genome encodes:
- the LOC128629148 gene encoding zinc finger protein ZFP2 isoform X1, whose amino-acid sequence MESAGIRPCSSRKPPHTPGPTDSQLCGDVQTEKYMSSDGGTSGSVEHITCVNLQKHVKKEETVDEEYFCEATPVSVGHIKPMDLQNHVKKEEPEDKDDLCAETSNSVEDVDQNNGGFERKHIKEESEEEDKLHTRTDWDMDDAQVQVFSCSQCSLSCTSQIHLHKHIRKYHYEEYERLLQSGELKDVEHITTISSSIPQTASMTLNSNSSNKQMQKGVYPCSQCGKSFTHRRYLSQHQRIHTGEKPYHCSDCDKSFTHRSTLLAHLHMHTGEKLYHCSECGKSFTQQSNLQEHQRIHTGEKPYSCLECGMSFSRKSELGRHQRIHTGEKPYHCSECGKSFSQRSTLQEHQRIHTGEKPYSCMECGKSFTRLNDLQIHQYIHTGVKPYFCLQCRKSFIRQSELQLHQRIHTGEKPYHCTECEKSFSRLSNLQKHQRIHTGVKPYFCLQCGKSFIQMSELRRHERVHTGEKPYHCSECGKSFSQRSSLQEHQRIHTAQKPIQCLQCGRRFTYSGAFNIHKCSNND is encoded by the exons ATGGAATCAGCAGGGATACGACCGTGTTCTTCTAGAAAACCTCCACACACTCCTGGTCCCACTGACTCACAG CTTTGTGGGGATGTGcagacagaaaaatatatgTCTTCAGATGGAGGGACATCAGGCTCTGTAGAACACATCACCTGTGTGAACCTACAGAAACatgtaaaaaaggaagaaactgTAGATGAAGAATATTTCT GTGAAGCGACACCAGTCTCTGTGGGACACATCAAACCTATGGACCTacagaatcatgtgaaaaaggaAGAACCTGAAGATAAAGACGATCTCT GTGCTGAGACATCAAACTCTGTGGAAGATGTAGACCAAAATAATGGAGGATTTGAAAGGAAGCATATAAAAGAAGAGTCTGAAGAGGAAGATAAGCTCCATACAAGGACAGACTGGG ACATGGATGATGCCCAGGTACAAGTCTTCTCCTGCTCTCAATGTTCACTTTCCTGTACATCTCAAATTCACCTCCACAAACACATCAGAAAATACCACTATGAGGAATATGAGAGACTGCTACAATCAGGAGAGTTAAAAGATGTGGAGCATATCACTACAATAAGCTCCAGTATTCCGCAAACAGCCTCCATGACACTCAACAGTAACTCCTCTAATAAACAAATGCAGAAAGGAGTCTATccctgctcacagtgtgggaagagttttactcacCGGCGTTATCTCAGTCagcaccagcgcattcacacaggagaaaaaccatATCACTGCTCAGATTGTGATAAGAGTTTTACTCACCGGAGTACTCTTCTAGCACACTTGCATAtgcacacaggagaaaaactgTATCACTGCTCTGAATGTGGGAAAAGCTTTACTCAACAAAGTAATCTACAagaacaccagcgcattcacacaggagaaaagccgtattCGTGCTTAGAGTGTGGAATGAGTTTTAGTCGAAAGAGTGAACTAGGcagacaccagcgcattcacacaggagaaaaaccatatcactgctcagaatgtgggaagagctttagtCAAAGGAGTACTCTACAagaacaccagcgcattcacacaggagaaaaaccatATTCCTGCATggagtgtgggaagagctttactCGACTGAATGATCTCCAAATACACCAGTACATTCACACAGGAGTAAAACCATATTTCTGCTTACAGTGTAGAAAGAGCTTTATTCGACAGAGTGAACTACAActacaccagcgcattcacacaggagaaaagccgtatcactgcaCGGAATGTGAGAAGAGCTTTAGTCGATTGAGTAATCTACAaaaacaccagcgcattcacacaggagtaAAACCATATTTCTGCttacagtgtggaaagagttttattcAAATGAGTGAACTACGAAGACACGAGcgcgttcacacaggagaaaagccgtatcactgctcagagtgtggaaagagttttagtCAAAGGAGTAGTTTACAagaacaccagcgcattcacacagcaCAGAAACCAATTCAGTGCTTGCAGTGTGGACGGAGATTTACATATTCAGGAGCATTTAACATACACAAGTGCTCCAACAATGATTAA
- the LOC128629148 gene encoding zinc finger protein 239 isoform X3: MHCDVNDMDDAQVQVFSCSQCSLSCTSQIHLHKHIRKYHYEEYERLLQSGELKDVEHITTISSSIPQTASMTLNSNSSNKQMQKGVYPCSQCGKSFTHRRYLSQHQRIHTGEKPYHCSDCDKSFTHRSTLLAHLHMHTGEKLYHCSECGKSFTQQSNLQEHQRIHTGEKPYSCLECGMSFSRKSELGRHQRIHTGEKPYHCSECGKSFSQRSTLQEHQRIHTGEKPYSCMECGKSFTRLNDLQIHQYIHTGVKPYFCLQCRKSFIRQSELQLHQRIHTGEKPYHCTECEKSFSRLSNLQKHQRIHTGVKPYFCLQCGKSFIQMSELRRHERVHTGEKPYHCSECGKSFSQRSSLQEHQRIHTAQKPIQCLQCGRRFTYSGAFNIHKCSNND; the protein is encoded by the exons atgcattgcgaTGTAAACG ACATGGATGATGCCCAGGTACAAGTCTTCTCCTGCTCTCAATGTTCACTTTCCTGTACATCTCAAATTCACCTCCACAAACACATCAGAAAATACCACTATGAGGAATATGAGAGACTGCTACAATCAGGAGAGTTAAAAGATGTGGAGCATATCACTACAATAAGCTCCAGTATTCCGCAAACAGCCTCCATGACACTCAACAGTAACTCCTCTAATAAACAAATGCAGAAAGGAGTCTATccctgctcacagtgtgggaagagttttactcacCGGCGTTATCTCAGTCagcaccagcgcattcacacaggagaaaaaccatATCACTGCTCAGATTGTGATAAGAGTTTTACTCACCGGAGTACTCTTCTAGCACACTTGCATAtgcacacaggagaaaaactgTATCACTGCTCTGAATGTGGGAAAAGCTTTACTCAACAAAGTAATCTACAagaacaccagcgcattcacacaggagaaaagccgtattCGTGCTTAGAGTGTGGAATGAGTTTTAGTCGAAAGAGTGAACTAGGcagacaccagcgcattcacacaggagaaaaaccatatcactgctcagaatgtgggaagagctttagtCAAAGGAGTACTCTACAagaacaccagcgcattcacacaggagaaaaaccatATTCCTGCATggagtgtgggaagagctttactCGACTGAATGATCTCCAAATACACCAGTACATTCACACAGGAGTAAAACCATATTTCTGCTTACAGTGTAGAAAGAGCTTTATTCGACAGAGTGAACTACAActacaccagcgcattcacacaggagaaaagccgtatcactgcaCGGAATGTGAGAAGAGCTTTAGTCGATTGAGTAATCTACAaaaacaccagcgcattcacacaggagtaAAACCATATTTCTGCttacagtgtggaaagagttttattcAAATGAGTGAACTACGAAGACACGAGcgcgttcacacaggagaaaagccgtatcactgctcagagtgtggaaagagttttagtCAAAGGAGTAGTTTACAagaacaccagcgcattcacacagcaCAGAAACCAATTCAGTGCTTGCAGTGTGGACGGAGATTTACATATTCAGGAGCATTTAACATACACAAGTGCTCCAACAATGATTAA
- the LOC128629148 gene encoding zinc finger protein 16 isoform X2, translating to MESAGIRPCSSRKPPHTPGPTDSQLCGDVQTEKYMSSDGGTSGSVEHITCVNLQKHVKKEETVDEEYFCEATPVSVGHIKPMDLQNHVKKEEPEDKDDLYMDDAQVQVFSCSQCSLSCTSQIHLHKHIRKYHYEEYERLLQSGELKDVEHITTISSSIPQTASMTLNSNSSNKQMQKGVYPCSQCGKSFTHRRYLSQHQRIHTGEKPYHCSDCDKSFTHRSTLLAHLHMHTGEKLYHCSECGKSFTQQSNLQEHQRIHTGEKPYSCLECGMSFSRKSELGRHQRIHTGEKPYHCSECGKSFSQRSTLQEHQRIHTGEKPYSCMECGKSFTRLNDLQIHQYIHTGVKPYFCLQCRKSFIRQSELQLHQRIHTGEKPYHCTECEKSFSRLSNLQKHQRIHTGVKPYFCLQCGKSFIQMSELRRHERVHTGEKPYHCSECGKSFSQRSSLQEHQRIHTAQKPIQCLQCGRRFTYSGAFNIHKCSNND from the exons ATGGAATCAGCAGGGATACGACCGTGTTCTTCTAGAAAACCTCCACACACTCCTGGTCCCACTGACTCACAG CTTTGTGGGGATGTGcagacagaaaaatatatgTCTTCAGATGGAGGGACATCAGGCTCTGTAGAACACATCACCTGTGTGAACCTACAGAAACatgtaaaaaaggaagaaactgTAGATGAAGAATATTTCT GTGAAGCGACACCAGTCTCTGTGGGACACATCAAACCTATGGACCTacagaatcatgtgaaaaaggaAGAACCTGAAGATAAAGACGATCTCT ACATGGATGATGCCCAGGTACAAGTCTTCTCCTGCTCTCAATGTTCACTTTCCTGTACATCTCAAATTCACCTCCACAAACACATCAGAAAATACCACTATGAGGAATATGAGAGACTGCTACAATCAGGAGAGTTAAAAGATGTGGAGCATATCACTACAATAAGCTCCAGTATTCCGCAAACAGCCTCCATGACACTCAACAGTAACTCCTCTAATAAACAAATGCAGAAAGGAGTCTATccctgctcacagtgtgggaagagttttactcacCGGCGTTATCTCAGTCagcaccagcgcattcacacaggagaaaaaccatATCACTGCTCAGATTGTGATAAGAGTTTTACTCACCGGAGTACTCTTCTAGCACACTTGCATAtgcacacaggagaaaaactgTATCACTGCTCTGAATGTGGGAAAAGCTTTACTCAACAAAGTAATCTACAagaacaccagcgcattcacacaggagaaaagccgtattCGTGCTTAGAGTGTGGAATGAGTTTTAGTCGAAAGAGTGAACTAGGcagacaccagcgcattcacacaggagaaaaaccatatcactgctcagaatgtgggaagagctttagtCAAAGGAGTACTCTACAagaacaccagcgcattcacacaggagaaaaaccatATTCCTGCATggagtgtgggaagagctttactCGACTGAATGATCTCCAAATACACCAGTACATTCACACAGGAGTAAAACCATATTTCTGCTTACAGTGTAGAAAGAGCTTTATTCGACAGAGTGAACTACAActacaccagcgcattcacacaggagaaaagccgtatcactgcaCGGAATGTGAGAAGAGCTTTAGTCGATTGAGTAATCTACAaaaacaccagcgcattcacacaggagtaAAACCATATTTCTGCttacagtgtggaaagagttttattcAAATGAGTGAACTACGAAGACACGAGcgcgttcacacaggagaaaagccgtatcactgctcagagtgtggaaagagttttagtCAAAGGAGTAGTTTACAagaacaccagcgcattcacacagcaCAGAAACCAATTCAGTGCTTGCAGTGTGGACGGAGATTTACATATTCAGGAGCATTTAACATACACAAGTGCTCCAACAATGATTAA